A genomic region of Janthinobacterium lividum contains the following coding sequences:
- a CDS encoding tetratricopeptide repeat protein yields the protein MKPATMLPRIACLASALLLAACATPEQPAPKKPAAPTLAQVMSDADAAARAGQYERAMTLLKAGGSSYPADKAPWLQMAQMKFDRGQYGDAIGHALEALERDPDDKVANSIVAVSGLRLSGKALSDLSRQNNLNGSLRSEAQDLAKLLRASIGEDVLVPPAKRPPAAGKRAAMSGSGTPAAKGAAAPASVADPFSGLK from the coding sequence ATGAAGCCAGCCACCATGTTGCCCCGTATTGCCTGCCTCGCCAGCGCCCTGCTGCTGGCCGCCTGCGCCACGCCAGAACAGCCGGCGCCCAAAAAACCTGCCGCGCCGACCCTGGCGCAAGTGATGAGCGATGCCGATGCGGCCGCGCGTGCCGGCCAGTACGAGCGCGCCATGACCCTGCTCAAGGCCGGCGGCAGCAGTTACCCGGCCGACAAGGCGCCATGGCTGCAAATGGCGCAAATGAAGTTCGACCGCGGCCAGTACGGCGACGCTATCGGCCATGCGCTCGAAGCGCTGGAACGCGACCCGGACGACAAGGTCGCCAACAGCATCGTCGCCGTCAGCGGCTTGCGTTTGTCCGGCAAGGCGCTGTCCGACCTGTCGCGGCAAAACAATCTGAATGGCTCGCTGCGCTCGGAAGCGCAGGATCTGGCCAAGCTGCTGCGCGCGAGCATCGGAGAAGACGTGCTGGTGCCGCCTGCCAAGCGCCCGCCGGCGGCCGGCAAGCGCGCTGCCATGTCCGGCTCCGGCACACCGGCGGCGAAGGGCGCGGCAGCGCCGGCAAGCGTGGCCGATCCGTTCAGCGGCTTGAAATAA